One genomic window of Novosphingobium aureum includes the following:
- the rnpA gene encoding ribonuclease P protein component yields the protein MSKRSDFLAANRGQRVARPGFVLLANRNGGQGRRAGITVTKKIGNAVVRNRMKRRFRALLREILPEHGFADTDHVLIGREGGVERDFASLREELLAALTRIREGKVDPPRGARRGKGGPKGGAKGAGKGGQHRARGRGETAPADAPAPKS from the coding sequence ATGTCGAAGCGATCCGACTTCCTCGCGGCCAATCGCGGGCAGCGCGTGGCGCGCCCGGGTTTCGTGCTGCTGGCGAATCGCAACGGCGGGCAGGGGCGCCGTGCCGGGATCACCGTCACCAAGAAGATCGGCAACGCGGTCGTGCGCAATCGCATGAAGCGCCGCTTCCGCGCGCTGCTGCGCGAGATCCTGCCCGAACACGGTTTCGCCGATACCGACCACGTCCTGATCGGACGCGAGGGAGGGGTCGAGCGCGACTTCGCCAGCCTGCGCGAAGAGCTGCTCGCCGCGCTGACCCGCATCCGCGAGGGCAAGGTCGACCCGCCACGCGGTGCGCGGCGCGGGAAGGGTGGCCCCAAGGGTGGCGCGAAAGGCGCAGGCAAGGGCGGTCAGCACCGTGCGCGCGGGCGCGGCGAGACCGCACCTGCCGACGCTCCTGCGCCGAAATCGTGA
- a CDS encoding DUF47 family protein, which produces MRQIAVLPYRTEGASFDAPIQILLITSRETRRWVIPKGGLMKGLAPHSAAAVEAEEEAGVLGAVCPTPLGSYRYRKRRNSGASVWADVDVFPFAVTEELETWDEQHQRERRWFSLAEAADAVDEEDLAALIRSFGAREFRVAASPARMLAAVADRTGVNAMFAWFQKLLPQQGEFFELFERQAGTLVAGADALARLAQGGPGRNQHIREIEEREHDADEITREVLQSVRRTFLTPFDRSSITSLITTMDDAIDEMQQVAGAVSLYDVAEFEPEMIDMAAIIVDAARLSAEIMPLLRKVADNGHRLHELTERLVRMEGHADDIHAAGLRRVFRESQGKDALHFIVRQEMFKRLERVVDRFEDLANEIDGLVIDHA; this is translated from the coding sequence ATGCGCCAGATCGCCGTCCTTCCCTATCGCACCGAGGGTGCGAGTTTCGACGCGCCGATCCAGATCCTGCTGATCACCTCGCGCGAGACGCGCCGTTGGGTGATCCCCAAGGGCGGGCTGATGAAGGGCCTCGCCCCGCATTCCGCCGCCGCCGTCGAGGCGGAGGAGGAAGCAGGCGTGCTCGGCGCGGTGTGTCCCACTCCGCTCGGCTCCTATCGCTATCGCAAGCGCCGCAATTCGGGCGCCTCGGTCTGGGCCGACGTCGACGTCTTCCCCTTCGCGGTGACCGAGGAACTGGAGACCTGGGACGAGCAGCACCAGCGCGAGCGGCGCTGGTTCTCGCTGGCCGAGGCCGCCGATGCCGTCGACGAGGAAGACCTCGCCGCCCTTATCCGATCCTTCGGCGCGCGCGAGTTCCGCGTCGCCGCCAGCCCCGCGCGCATGCTCGCCGCGGTGGCCGACAGAACGGGAGTCAATGCCATGTTCGCCTGGTTCCAGAAGCTGCTGCCGCAGCAGGGCGAGTTCTTCGAGCTGTTCGAGAGGCAGGCCGGTACGCTGGTCGCAGGCGCCGATGCGCTGGCGCGCCTCGCGCAGGGCGGGCCGGGGCGCAACCAGCACATCCGCGAGATCGAGGAGCGCGAGCACGACGCCGACGAGATTACCCGCGAGGTGCTCCAGTCGGTACGCCGTACGTTCCTGACGCCTTTCGACCGCTCCTCGATCACCAGCCTGATCACGACGATGGACGATGCCATCGACGAGATGCAGCAGGTGGCGGGCGCGGTCAGCCTCTACGACGTCGCCGAGTTCGAGCCGGAGATGATCGACATGGCCGCGATCATCGTCGATGCCGCGCGCCTCAGTGCCGAGATCATGCCGCTGCTGCGCAAGGTAGCCGACAACGGTCACCGCCTGCACGAGCTGACCGAGCGTCTGGTGCGCATGGAAGGCCACGCCGACGACATCCACGCAGCGGGCCTGCGCCGGGTGTTCCGCGAATCGCAGGGCAAGGACGCGCTGCACTTCATCGTGCGTCAGGAGATGTTCAAGCGTCTCGAGCGCGTGGTCGACCGTTTCGAGGATCTCGCCAACGAGATCGACGGCCTCGTCATCGATCACGCCTGA
- a CDS encoding esterase/lipase family protein produces MRAQLLRRAAFVREPHPQGVRKPALKLFAAELGSLWGMSSGPACALPAASRPQVVMLLPGFGAHPKRMAPMAEALRAAGHEVHDWGLGFNFGPTEANFAFLMRRVGALARRHRQPVTLVGWSLGGLFAREIARREPGCVARVVTMGTPFSGDPRANNAWRVYQVITGHAVDAPPVECAFAEKPPVPTVALWSPRDGVIDPRAAKGWPHERDRAVAIRCTHLGFASDPRVIAEVARQLEIEDLPASA; encoded by the coding sequence ATGCGCGCGCAGCTGCTGCGCCGCGCGGCCTTCGTGCGCGAGCCGCATCCGCAAGGGGTGCGCAAGCCGGCGCTGAAGCTCTTCGCGGCCGAACTGGGCTCGTTGTGGGGCATGAGTTCGGGGCCTGCCTGCGCGCTGCCGGCGGCGAGCCGCCCGCAAGTGGTCATGCTGCTGCCCGGTTTCGGCGCGCATCCCAAGCGCATGGCGCCGATGGCAGAGGCGCTGCGCGCGGCGGGGCACGAGGTCCACGACTGGGGGCTGGGCTTCAATTTCGGCCCGACCGAGGCAAACTTCGCGTTCCTGATGCGCCGCGTCGGCGCGCTCGCACGGCGCCATCGCCAGCCGGTCACGCTGGTGGGCTGGAGTCTGGGCGGTCTCTTCGCGCGCGAGATCGCACGGCGCGAGCCCGGCTGCGTGGCGCGCGTCGTCACCATGGGCACGCCGTTCTCGGGCGATCCGCGCGCCAACAACGCCTGGCGCGTCTATCAGGTGATCACCGGGCACGCGGTCGATGCCCCGCCGGTCGAGTGCGCCTTCGCCGAGAAGCCGCCGGTGCCCACGGTTGCCTTGTGGAGCCCGCGCGACGGGGTGATCGACCCGCGCGCCGCGAAAGGCTGGCCGCACGAACGCGACCGCGCCGTCGCGATCCGGTGCACGCATCTGGGCTTTGCCAGCGACCCGCGCGTCATCGCCGAAGTCGCGCGCCAGCTCGAGATCGAGGACCTTCCCGCCAGCGCTTGA
- a CDS encoding inorganic phosphate transporter, protein MDHSLALPLLFGLVALALAFDFLNGLHDAANAIATVVATRLLSPVMAVLFAAGGNFAAYWIMGLHVAETVGKGIIDKDAVTPAVVFGALVGAMFWNVVTWLKGIPSSSSHALIGGLLGAGLAHGGFAVVESSGTTKTIVAIFLSPTIGFAIAMLLMLGTSWLFKGFSPRGSNSVFKALHLLSSAAYSISHGGNDAQKTMGIIAVLLYSTGHLEGDFHVPEWVVLACYTAIALGTLSGGWKIIKTMGSKLTKLNHHSGFCASSAGSVVVFGASAMGIPVSTTHAITGSVVGTGAARRASAVRWSVASRVIVAWFITIPASAIVGAAFYLLTRLF, encoded by the coding sequence ATGGACCATAGTCTCGCCCTCCCGCTGCTGTTCGGGCTCGTCGCGCTCGCACTGGCCTTCGACTTCCTCAACGGGCTGCACGATGCCGCGAACGCGATCGCGACAGTCGTCGCGACGCGGCTGCTCTCGCCGGTCATGGCGGTGCTCTTCGCCGCGGGCGGCAACTTCGCGGCCTACTGGATCATGGGGCTCCACGTCGCAGAGACCGTGGGCAAGGGTATCATCGACAAGGACGCGGTGACGCCTGCGGTCGTTTTCGGCGCACTGGTCGGCGCGATGTTCTGGAACGTGGTGACCTGGCTCAAGGGCATTCCCTCGAGCTCGAGCCATGCGCTGATCGGCGGCCTGCTCGGCGCAGGCCTTGCCCACGGCGGCTTCGCGGTGGTCGAAAGCTCGGGCACGACCAAGACCATCGTCGCGATCTTCCTGTCGCCGACCATCGGCTTTGCCATCGCGATGCTGCTGATGCTGGGCACGAGCTGGCTGTTCAAGGGCTTCTCGCCGCGCGGGTCGAACTCGGTGTTCAAGGCGCTGCATCTCCTGTCCTCGGCCGCCTACTCGATCAGCCACGGCGGCAACGACGCGCAGAAGACGATGGGCATCATCGCCGTGCTGCTCTATTCGACCGGGCATCTGGAGGGCGATTTCCACGTGCCCGAATGGGTCGTGCTGGCCTGCTACACGGCCATCGCGCTGGGCACGCTTTCGGGCGGGTGGAAGATCATCAAGACGATGGGCTCCAAGCTCACCAAGCTCAACCACCACTCGGGCTTCTGTGCCTCGAGCGCGGGTTCGGTCGTGGTTTTCGGCGCGAGCGCGATGGGCATTCCGGTATCGACGACCCATGCCATCACCGGTTCGGTCGTCGGCACCGGCGCGGCCCGGCGTGCGAGCGCGGTGCGCTGGTCGGTCGCGAGCCGCGTGATCGTCGCCTGGTTCATCACCATCCCGGCGAGCGCCATCGTCGGCGCGGCGTTCTATCTGCTCACGCGCCTGTTCTGA
- the yihA gene encoding ribosome biogenesis GTP-binding protein YihA/YsxC: MAFLKSAPALKFLPDPDVPEIAFCGRSNVGKSSLLNALTGRKAIARTSVTPGRTQELNFFDVGEPLQFRLVDMPGYGFAKAPLSVVETWRRLVREFLRGRVVLHRTLLLVDSRHGIKSVDAEMMKMLDEAAVGYRIVLTKADKVKASELEKVRVATQAEARKHPAAYPIVHVTSSEKGLGIAELRAAVLADALL; encoded by the coding sequence GTGGCGTTCCTCAAGAGCGCGCCCGCGCTCAAGTTTCTGCCCGATCCCGACGTGCCCGAGATCGCGTTCTGCGGACGTTCGAACGTCGGCAAGTCCTCGCTGCTCAACGCGCTCACCGGGCGCAAGGCGATTGCGCGCACCTCGGTCACGCCGGGGCGCACGCAGGAGCTCAACTTCTTCGACGTGGGCGAGCCGCTGCAGTTCCGCCTCGTCGACATGCCCGGCTACGGTTTCGCCAAGGCCCCGCTCTCGGTGGTCGAGACCTGGCGCCGCCTGGTGCGCGAGTTCCTGCGCGGGCGCGTGGTGCTGCACCGCACGCTGCTGCTGGTCGATTCGCGCCACGGCATCAAGTCGGTCGACGCCGAGATGATGAAGATGCTCGACGAGGCCGCGGTCGGCTATCGCATCGTCCTCACCAAGGCCGACAAGGTCAAGGCGAGCGAGCTCGAGAAGGTGCGCGTCGCCACGCAGGCCGAGGCGCGCAAGCACCCTGCGGCCTATCCCATCGTGCACGTCACCAGTTCCGAAAAGGGGCTGGGCATTGCCGAACTTCGTGCGGCGGTTCTTGCCGACGCTTTGCTCTAG
- the rpmH gene encoding 50S ribosomal protein L34, with the protein MKRTFQPSRLVRARRHGFRARTATVGGRKVLRARRARGRKKLSA; encoded by the coding sequence ATGAAGCGCACTTTCCAGCCCAGCCGCCTTGTCCGCGCCCGCCGTCACGGCTTCCGCGCCCGCACGGCGACGGTCGGTGGCCGCAAGGTGCTTCGTGCGCGCCGCGCCCGCGGCCGCAAGAAGCTTTCGGCCTGA
- the yidD gene encoding membrane protein insertion efficiency factor YidD, translated as MIAIARGWQLGPSRIMPPTCRFSPSCSQYAIEAVRTHGAIKGGCLALWRLLRCQPWGGHGYDPVPGTDDNTGKGVGDDCSCH; from the coding sequence ATGATCGCGATCGCGCGCGGCTGGCAGCTTGGTCCCTCGCGGATCATGCCCCCGACATGCCGCTTTTCTCCCTCCTGCTCGCAATACGCGATCGAGGCAGTGCGGACGCACGGTGCGATTAAGGGTGGATGCCTCGCACTATGGCGTCTATTGCGCTGCCAGCCTTGGGGTGGGCATGGCTATGACCCGGTCCCCGGAACAGATGACAACACGGGCAAGGGCGTCGGCGACGACTGCTCGTGCCACTGA
- a CDS encoding alpha/beta hydrolase — protein sequence MRSYLALLGPLAMLAAAPAAAQHISYETIEPEITLPTGGQRNIAANAGTAGTAGGAIKALASYGPFRVIDAGRAALVDSTDSRSPEAFSAMLRDYPGIATLDLVECPGTYDDLANLRLGRMIRAQGIATRVPRGGSVRSGAVELFLAGVRRSVDAGAEFAVHSWLDVDGHEPGDYDAAAPSNRRYLDYYNQMGMSPIEAEAFYAMTNSVPFDSARWFGAGVMGLWVQFDEVSMPDELAQRARVTFAPVTFAYAGD from the coding sequence ATGCGCTCGTACCTTGCCCTTCTCGGCCCGCTCGCCATGCTCGCTGCCGCCCCTGCAGCCGCGCAGCATATCTCCTACGAGACGATCGAGCCCGAGATCACGCTTCCCACCGGTGGCCAGCGCAACATTGCCGCGAATGCCGGAACCGCTGGCACAGCTGGAGGCGCCATCAAGGCGCTGGCCAGCTATGGCCCGTTCCGGGTGATCGACGCAGGTCGCGCGGCGCTTGTCGACAGCACCGATTCGCGCAGTCCCGAGGCCTTCTCGGCGATGCTGCGCGATTATCCGGGGATCGCCACGCTCGATCTGGTGGAATGTCCGGGCACCTATGATGACCTCGCCAACCTGCGCCTCGGGCGCATGATCCGCGCGCAGGGTATCGCCACGCGGGTCCCGCGCGGCGGCTCGGTGCGCTCGGGCGCGGTCGAACTGTTCCTCGCAGGCGTGCGTCGCAGCGTCGATGCGGGCGCCGAGTTCGCGGTGCACTCGTGGCTCGACGTCGATGGTCACGAACCGGGCGACTACGATGCGGCTGCGCCCTCGAACCGCCGCTATCTCGACTACTACAACCAGATGGGCATGAGCCCGATCGAGGCCGAGGCCTTCTACGCCATGACGAACTCGGTGCCCTTCGATTCGGCGCGCTGGTTCGGCGCGGGGGTCATGGGTCTGTGGGTTCAGTTCGACGAGGTTTCTATGCCCGATGAACTGGCGCAGCGCGCCCGCGTGACTTTCGCCCCCGTTACTTTTGCCTACGCGGGCGACTGA
- the yidC gene encoding membrane protein insertase YidC translates to MQNQRNVILAVLLTALVLFGWQAGVGYFYPQAKTPTQTVAAGGAEEATKPGKPSREGGLRDAASLALEKQDLKSALAAGNRVAIEAPGLSGSINLQGAVLDDLVLNRHRETVEKDSGPVRIYSPRGTPAQQFARFGWVGQGIKAPDASNMVEWKAPAGAKLTPSTPLTLTWDNGSGQQFALTYRIDDNYMITVDQTVRNTGNGPVVVQPFAFVNRTDKTASLDSFQVHSGPVGAFDGSVTFGTDYDDVAEAGTIDEAGNADWIGFTDVYWMSTVAPVDAKAEGTYRSLGNNIFRADLLYPQQALQAGQQLKRTTKLFAGAKEHEVLDAYEAQGIKNFGLSIDWGWFRWFEKPIFWLLTKLFSLVGNFGVAIILLTLIVRGIMFPIAQRQFASMAAMRAVQPKMKAIQERYKDDKQKQQQEVMKLYKEEGVNPLAGCLPMFLQIPVFFALYKTLILAIEMRHQPFVLWIKDLSAPDPLHILNLFGLLPFDPPSFLAIGVLALLLGITMFLQFKLNPAQMDPTQQQIFMIMPWFMMFVMAPFAAGLLLYWITSNLLTIAQQKFLYSRHPQLQAQAEKVTEDTARAKARAKGKN, encoded by the coding sequence GTGCAGAACCAGCGTAACGTAATCCTGGCAGTCTTGCTGACTGCGCTTGTCCTCTTCGGATGGCAGGCGGGCGTCGGCTACTTCTATCCGCAGGCCAAGACACCGACCCAGACGGTCGCGGCCGGCGGGGCCGAGGAGGCAACCAAGCCGGGCAAGCCCAGCCGCGAAGGCGGCCTGCGCGACGCGGCTTCGCTGGCGCTGGAGAAGCAGGACCTCAAGAGCGCGCTCGCCGCAGGCAACCGCGTCGCCATCGAGGCGCCGGGCCTGTCGGGTTCGATCAACCTTCAGGGCGCGGTGCTCGATGACCTCGTGCTCAACCGCCACCGCGAGACGGTCGAGAAGGATTCGGGGCCGGTGCGCATCTACTCGCCGCGCGGCACGCCTGCGCAGCAGTTCGCGCGCTTCGGCTGGGTCGGGCAGGGCATCAAGGCCCCCGACGCCTCGAACATGGTCGAGTGGAAGGCGCCCGCCGGTGCCAAGCTGACCCCGTCGACCCCGCTCACGCTGACCTGGGACAACGGTTCGGGCCAGCAGTTCGCGCTGACCTACCGCATCGACGACAACTACATGATCACCGTCGACCAGACGGTGCGCAACACCGGCAATGGCCCGGTCGTCGTCCAGCCCTTCGCCTTCGTCAACCGCACCGACAAGACCGCCAGCCTCGATAGCTTCCAGGTCCATTCGGGCCCGGTCGGCGCCTTCGACGGTTCGGTTACCTTCGGCACCGACTACGACGACGTCGCCGAGGCCGGCACCATCGACGAGGCGGGCAATGCCGACTGGATCGGCTTCACCGACGTCTACTGGATGTCGACCGTCGCTCCCGTCGACGCCAAGGCCGAGGGCACTTATCGCTCGCTCGGCAACAACATCTTCCGCGCCGACCTGCTCTACCCGCAGCAGGCGCTGCAGGCCGGCCAGCAGCTCAAGCGCACCACCAAGCTGTTCGCCGGTGCCAAGGAGCACGAGGTGCTCGACGCCTACGAGGCGCAGGGCATCAAGAACTTCGGCCTCTCGATCGACTGGGGCTGGTTCCGCTGGTTCGAGAAGCCGATCTTCTGGCTGCTGACCAAGCTGTTCAGCCTCGTCGGCAACTTCGGTGTCGCGATCATCCTGCTGACGCTCATCGTGCGCGGCATCATGTTCCCGATCGCCCAGCGCCAGTTCGCCTCGATGGCGGCGATGCGCGCGGTCCAGCCCAAGATGAAGGCGATCCAGGAGCGCTACAAGGACGACAAGCAGAAGCAGCAGCAGGAAGTGATGAAGCTGTACAAGGAGGAAGGCGTGAACCCGCTCGCGGGCTGCCTCCCCATGTTCCTTCAGATCCCGGTGTTCTTCGCGCTCTACAAGACGCTGATCCTTGCCATCGAGATGCGCCACCAGCCCTTCGTGCTGTGGATCAAGGACCTTTCGGCGCCCGACCCGCTGCACATCCTCAACCTGTTCGGCCTGCTGCCGTTCGATCCGCCCAGCTTCCTCGCCATCGGCGTCCTCGCGCTGCTGCTGGGCATCACCATGTTCCTGCAGTTCAAGCTCAACCCGGCGCAGATGGACCCGACCCAGCAGCAGATCTTCATGATCATGCCCTGGTTCATGATGTTCGTCATGGCACCCTTCGCCGCGGGTCTGCTGCTGTACTGGATCACCTCGAACCTGCTGACCATCGCGCAGCAGAAGTTCCTCTACAGCCGTCACCCGCAGTTGCAGGCGCAGGCCGAAAAGGTCACCGAGGACACCGCGCGGGCCAAGGCGCGCGCCAAGGGCAAGAACTGA
- a CDS encoding DUF3617 domain-containing protein, with amino-acid sequence MTGNSLRPVGWPLALAIGFSLASCGSGDAPEEEAGAGAPLSSAEVQSRAEGIEKPRPGLYRRSVELLEIEAPGMPEGMAEQMRGHMSFGPRDGEVCITEADTERGFHDMFDESEEGANCSYDRFEVKGGALDARMTCSTPGQGRAVMTMQGKVGSTSSEVTMTMRMDGTPAPVDGMRMKTKMRFERIGDCGE; translated from the coding sequence ATGACCGGCAATTCGCTCCGCCCTGTCGGCTGGCCGCTGGCGCTGGCCATCGGGTTTTCGCTCGCTTCGTGCGGCTCGGGCGATGCCCCCGAGGAAGAGGCTGGCGCGGGCGCGCCGCTCTCCTCCGCCGAGGTGCAGAGCCGCGCCGAAGGCATCGAGAAGCCGCGTCCGGGGCTCTATCGCCGCAGCGTCGAACTGCTCGAGATCGAGGCGCCGGGGATGCCCGAGGGCATGGCCGAACAGATGCGCGGCCACATGAGCTTCGGCCCCAGGGATGGCGAAGTCTGCATCACCGAGGCCGACACCGAGCGCGGCTTTCACGACATGTTCGACGAGAGCGAAGAGGGAGCGAACTGCAGCTACGACCGTTTCGAGGTCAAGGGCGGTGCGCTCGATGCGCGCATGACCTGTTCAACACCGGGTCAGGGCCGCGCGGTCATGACCATGCAGGGCAAGGTCGGGTCCACCTCGTCCGAGGTGACGATGACCATGCGCATGGACGGAACTCCGGCTCCGGTGGACGGCATGCGGATGAAGACGAAGATGCGCTTCGAACGCATCGGCGATTGCGGGGAATGA
- a CDS encoding RBBP9/YdeN family alpha/beta hydrolase: MSNLVLPGIGGSGPAHWQSLWQEADTAARRFRPSSWDQPGLSDWISALERELEACAGPVVLVAHSLACLLVAHWAEGSAQVARVAGAFLVAPPDPDGADFPRAQAGSFAPVPTARLPFPALLVASRDDPYASIDYARTRAQQWGTGFVDVGEKGHINAGSGLGAWSEGQGLLAAFRAGLGLAGSGV, encoded by the coding sequence ATGTCGAACCTCGTCCTGCCCGGTATCGGCGGCTCTGGCCCCGCGCACTGGCAGAGCCTGTGGCAGGAGGCTGACACCGCGGCCCGTCGCTTCCGCCCGTCAAGCTGGGACCAGCCCGGGCTCTCCGACTGGATCTCCGCGCTCGAGCGCGAACTAGAGGCATGTGCCGGGCCGGTGGTCCTCGTCGCACATTCACTGGCCTGCCTGCTCGTCGCGCACTGGGCGGAAGGCAGCGCGCAGGTCGCGCGCGTTGCCGGTGCCTTCCTCGTCGCCCCGCCCGACCCGGACGGCGCAGACTTCCCGCGTGCGCAGGCAGGAAGCTTCGCCCCGGTCCCGACCGCGCGCCTGCCGTTCCCCGCATTGCTCGTCGCCAGCCGCGACGATCCCTATGCGTCGATCGACTATGCCCGAACCCGTGCGCAGCAGTGGGGCACGGGCTTCGTCGACGTCGGCGAGAAGGGCCACATCAATGCCGGGAGCGGGCTTGGCGCATGGAGCGAGGGGCAGGGCTTGCTGGCCGCGTTTCGTGCCGGGCTCGGTCTCGCCGGTTCCGGGGTCTGA
- a CDS encoding YifB family Mg chelatase-like AAA ATPase codes for MVALVSTVAYLGLEARSVEVQCQVAPGMPGFAVVGLPDKAVGESRQRVTAALTAMGLALPPKRITVNLSPADLPKEGSHYDLPIALALLTAMGVLDAEHMAEYVTVGELALDGRVIASPGVLLAALHALSADKRLICPAVQGPEAAWAGGGSVIAAPDLVSLLNHLRGRQTLPAPVAGEVEATGSGPDLRQVKGQETARRALEIAAAGGHNLLMCGPPGAGKSLLAACMPGILPELSPREALEVSMVASIAGTLEGGRISRARPFRAPHHSASIAALTGGGIKVRPGEVSMAHLGVLFLDELPEFQRQALDSLRQPLETGEVSVARANAHVTFPARVQLVAAMNPCRCGHLGDAALACSRAPKCAADYQGKVSGPLLDRIDLHIEVEAVRAVDLAQAAPSESSAEVAARVAQARSIQSTRLADSPARTNAELEGDLLEAHATPDAEGRKLLLQAAEAMRLSARGYTRILRVARTVADLDGAPDVKRIHVAEALSYRKRPPAR; via the coding sequence ATGGTCGCACTTGTCTCGACGGTCGCCTACCTCGGGCTCGAGGCGCGCAGCGTCGAGGTGCAGTGCCAGGTGGCACCCGGAATGCCCGGCTTCGCGGTGGTCGGCCTGCCCGACAAGGCGGTGGGAGAAAGCCGCCAGCGGGTGACGGCCGCGCTCACCGCGATGGGCCTCGCGCTTCCGCCCAAGCGGATCACGGTCAACCTTTCGCCCGCCGACCTGCCCAAGGAAGGCTCGCACTACGACCTGCCGATCGCGCTCGCGCTGCTCACCGCGATGGGCGTGCTCGACGCCGAACATATGGCCGAATATGTCACGGTGGGCGAACTCGCACTCGACGGGCGGGTGATCGCCTCGCCCGGCGTGCTGCTCGCCGCGCTCCACGCGCTTTCCGCCGACAAGCGACTGATCTGCCCCGCCGTGCAGGGGCCCGAGGCCGCCTGGGCCGGGGGTGGCTCGGTCATCGCCGCCCCCGATCTCGTCAGCCTGCTCAATCACCTGCGCGGGCGCCAGACCCTGCCCGCCCCGGTTGCGGGCGAGGTCGAGGCAACCGGCAGCGGCCCCGACCTGCGTCAGGTCAAGGGACAGGAGACCGCGCGCCGCGCGCTCGAGATCGCGGCGGCGGGCGGGCACAACCTCTTGATGTGCGGCCCGCCCGGCGCGGGCAAGTCGCTGCTCGCGGCCTGCATGCCCGGCATCCTGCCCGAACTATCCCCGCGCGAGGCGCTCGAGGTCTCGATGGTCGCCTCCATCGCGGGCACGCTGGAAGGCGGGCGCATCTCGCGGGCACGGCCCTTCCGCGCACCGCACCACTCGGCCTCGATCGCGGCACTGACCGGCGGCGGCATCAAGGTACGCCCCGGCGAGGTCTCGATGGCGCACCTTGGCGTGCTCTTCCTCGACGAATTGCCCGAATTCCAGCGACAGGCGCTCGATTCGCTGCGCCAGCCGCTCGAAACCGGCGAAGTCTCGGTCGCGCGCGCCAATGCCCACGTCACCTTTCCCGCGCGCGTCCAGCTCGTCGCCGCGATGAACCCGTGCCGCTGTGGCCACCTCGGCGATGCCGCGCTCGCCTGCTCGCGCGCGCCCAAATGCGCCGCCGACTATCAGGGCAAGGTCTCGGGCCCGCTGCTCGACCGGATCGACCTGCACATCGAGGTCGAGGCAGTGCGCGCCGTCGACCTGGCGCAAGCCGCGCCGAGCGAAAGCAGCGCCGAGGTCGCGGCCCGCGTGGCACAGGCGCGTTCGATCCAGTCCACGCGGCTTGCCGACAGCCCGGCGCGCACAAATGCCGAACTCGAGGGCGACCTGCTCGAAGCCCACGCCACGCCCGATGCCGAAGGGCGCAAGCTGTTGCTGCAGGCAGCCGAGGCGATGCGCCTCTCCGCGCGCGGCTACACCCGCATCCTGCGCGTCGCGCGCACCGTCGCCGATCTGGATGGCGCGCCGGATGTTAAACGCATCCACGTCGCCGAGGCGCTGAGCTATCGAAAGCGCCCACCGGCAAGGTAG
- a CDS encoding EamA family transporter codes for MTSPQAAPLANAGPALHAPLLASAQIVFAQVSINFGAALAKGLFVSLAPEQVAALRSGIAALLLLALVRPWRRRAAFSRRDIGWCALYGLALGGMNLMMYAAFERIAIGIACAIEICGPLAVVLLTTRRPRDFAWLALAIGGLVLLMPWPGRAHASDPVGIALALGAAACWALYIMLGRRAARVGAPNAVAIGMVAACLVTVPAGLARGLPALDAPVLALAATVAVLSSALPYVLEMRAMGQLPSRVVGLISSAGPATAALIGFVVLGEALGPWQWLAIAVLVTASAGCSLGTAPPVSKLREEPLT; via the coding sequence ATGACTTCGCCCCAAGCTGCCCCGCTCGCCAACGCTGGCCCCGCCCTACATGCGCCGCTGTTAGCCAGCGCGCAGATCGTCTTCGCACAGGTCAGCATCAATTTCGGCGCGGCGCTCGCCAAGGGGCTCTTCGTCAGCCTCGCGCCCGAGCAGGTCGCGGCGCTGCGCTCGGGGATCGCCGCGCTGCTGCTGCTCGCGCTGGTCCGGCCTTGGCGCCGCCGCGCCGCCTTTTCGCGCCGCGACATCGGCTGGTGCGCGCTCTACGGGCTCGCGCTCGGGGGCATGAACCTGATGATGTACGCCGCCTTCGAGCGCATCGCGATCGGCATTGCCTGCGCGATCGAGATCTGCGGCCCGCTCGCGGTGGTGCTGCTCACCACCCGTCGTCCGCGCGACTTCGCCTGGCTGGCGCTGGCAATAGGTGGACTGGTGCTGCTGATGCCATGGCCCGGACGCGCCCATGCCAGCGACCCGGTCGGCATCGCGCTCGCGCTCGGCGCGGCGGCGTGCTGGGCGCTCTACATCATGCTCGGACGCCGCGCCGCGCGGGTGGGCGCGCCCAATGCCGTCGCGATCGGCATGGTCGCGGCCTGCCTCGTCACCGTGCCTGCCGGGCTCGCGCGCGGGCTGCCCGCGCTCGACGCCCCGGTGCTCGCGCTGGCTGCCACGGTCGCCGTGCTGTCGAGCGCGCTGCCCTACGTGCTGGAGATGCGCGCGATGGGCCAGCTGCCCTCGCGCGTGGTCGGCCTGATCTCGAGCGCCGGTCCCGCGACCGCCGCGCTGATCGGCTTTGTCGTTCTGGGCGAGGCGCTCGGCCCCTGGCAGTGGCTGGCGATAGCCGTGCTCGTCACGGCGAGCGCGGGCTGTTCGCTCGGCACCGCGCCGCCGGTCTCGAAGCTGCGCGAGGAACCGCTGACCTGA